One window of the Rhipicephalus sanguineus isolate Rsan-2018 chromosome 4, BIME_Rsan_1.4, whole genome shotgun sequence genome contains the following:
- the LOC119389544 gene encoding LOW QUALITY PROTEIN: uncharacterized protein LOC119389544 (The sequence of the model RefSeq protein was modified relative to this genomic sequence to represent the inferred CDS: deleted 1 base in 1 codon) — translation MEERSITEYLSSYSNVHFLTNPDDEVQHRNGHQVERTIDPEDVEAEVFDWVLTHLENRQWPLSLSTVLAKTVAHQMNTSLKLKAGGYTDEDLAVRRIRATALEALAEQCALWREQPELAQELPHTRATSLPLSTYGVRNNRRKMEDRHLALPDLNFVLGLQGLPQYSYYAVFDGHAGVEAADYASAHLHRNIAAQPDFVTNPVNAVREGFLLTDRNFLQRSSREGLKSGCTAVCCLLREQQQLVVGWLGDSQAVLARKGIPMTLVNPHKPEREDERKRIEELGGMVLLMGIWRVNGALGVSRAIGDAEHKPFVTSEPDVVSIDLDGTEDFLILGCDGLWDQVDPKNAASKVYHSILEDPESAVYVSHTLVQCARDLGSSDNITAVVVFLRDPRDFEPSVLNIVDYYPKPVPGSELPTPPVEDAKEAFNASEFDASKFNSNGYGAHLFDAEAVNSHTYEHAAESEILSVASDVVQGTIETALHRVNDDVITAGQIVDQVHLLHTEESGSSRIYPSSFMVPSQLMAVSKTSLISLTASRMHLMDLATTYRYARLYTTTRSTTRAMGTTSRQPNAFKARLLQGHLKKVALKVLSSSLPLLKCPDEAGSGQLELPHEQTSSTVPSLTPQHQEFDANSDQELDARQPSPIGQRTMPEDPLPVVADLPGAPVEPETLREAELPDEGVDVSTLPEDVQELEAAKEQPVASAIQDECLSTLPEDQQDFKLVQPSDMDSFVLPDVAQQVAAVVDPTHAVHDAETLDLEHSDDIHGNMLSPDSIQEEVQQLDPFHGEVQQSNINKEDMQPEQPLEPEHVKDGADTEMAASGLGYNQPLSIQSDDLVSIDLNSSAMQSLAEMSAPPHAADKAFICETVPEPREDTSMACAESENAHHDQFVCEILESLGTDDADDTSLGGSAESIVEKVTAEPVQQDSAVIFCELKETPPAENILDQQADESEQKVDNLCYNIPVEQQEQVQEKVFDVDPQVESSVLSGQVSEPFIEDSFAVPTSTESSHILEHMPEESSSLSADYQLQAEPQQPATTAISPASDVEQPCEQSYQHLSKEAENQCLQSQSPAIEQLLEHNSAALNEVQCMSENAKATVDETPAPVVDIGAIPENIPEADGVTEDSDSERDNEWRFVKPVEPVISQLEKEAGEALVESSHAAEETIHTEQREAASSELVTSPAETSASEPKVDAMSDMKQDSLPETKTEVAATQKQGTLPEQKASAAKVTATAKPSPASQKTKPAAKASPAPKPRTSSTDKPATKPLPTKTEGSAKATPAAKSPLKKQPITTKPITATTTAKQSSMASTTAKTGLTRKPEPPKAQIVCSHHRCTSKEASSCIFKAFHWTYEAHHVQATRKELGSSVKGQANSTIIHSTSSANIHRICNDVC, via the exons GCAATGGCCCCTGAGTCTGAGCACTGTCTTGGCAAAGACCGTGGCACACCAGATGAACACATCTCTGAAGCTGAAGGCTGGGGGCTATACAGATGAAG ACTTGGCTGTTAGGCGAATTCGAGCCACTGCATTGGAGGCACTGGCTGAGCAGTGTGCCCTCTGGAGAGAACAGCCTGAACTAGCTCAAGAACTGCCCCATACACGTGCCACATCCCTCCCTTTGTCGACTTATGGAGTGCGCAACAACAGGCGCAAGATGGAGGATCGCCACCTGGCCCTCCCAGACCTCAACTTCGTACTAGGACTCCAG GGGCTTCCGCAGTACAGTTACTATGCAGTTTTTGACGGTCACGCTGGCGTGGAGGCAGCTGACTATGCGTCTGCTCACCTTCACCGAAACATAGCTGCACAACCGGACTTTGTTACCAATCCTGTGAATGCAGTTCGTGAAGGCTTTCTCCTGACGGACAGAAACTTCCTACAGCGGTCTTCAAGAGAG GGCCTCAAGAGTGGCTGCACGGCTGTCTGTTGCCTGTTGCGTGAGCAGCAGCAACTTGTTGTAGGCTGGCTTGGTGACTCGCAGGCCGTCTTGGCCAGGAAAGGCATCCCCATGACATTGGTCAACCCCCACAAGCCCGAGAGAGAG GACGAAAGAAAAAGGATAGAAGAACTCGGAGGAATGGTCCTGCTGATGGGTATCTGGAGGGTAAACGGCGCACTTGGCGTGTCAAGAGCCATCG GAGATGCCGAGCATAAGCCCTTTGTAACCAGTGAGCCAGATGTGGTCAGCATAGACCTTGATGGCACGGAAGACTTCCTTATCCTGGGTTGCGACGGTCTCTGGGACCAAGTGGACCCTAAGAATGCGGCATCGAAAGTGTACCACTCAATTCTCGAGGACCCCGAGAGCGCAGTCTATGTGTCCCACACACTTGTGCAGTGTGCCAGAGACCTGGGCTCGTCAGACAACATAACAGCCGTAGTCGTCTTTCTGCGTGATCCCCGCGACTTTGAGCCTTCGGTTCTGAACATTGTAGACTACTACCCTAAGCCAGTGCCTGGAAGCGAGCTGCCAACACCACCTGTCGAAGATGCAAAGGAGGCCTTCAATGCGAGTGAATTCGACGCTTCCAAGTTCAACAGCAACGGCTACGGAGCCCACTTGTTCGATGCCGAAGCTGTGAATTCCCACACCTACGAGCACGCCGCCGAAAGTGAAATTCTTTCGGTGGCCTCTGATGTGGTTCAAGGGACGATTGAAACAGCGCTGCACAGAGTcaatgatgatgtcatcactgcTGGCCAAATTGTTGATCAAGTGCACCTCCTTCACACTGAAGAAAGTGGA AGTTCTCGGATTTACCCGAGCAGTTTCATGGTGCCGTCCCAGCTGATGGCAGTCTCGAAGACAAGTTTGATCAGCCTGACGGCATCTCGCATGCACCTAATGGATTTGGCGACAACATATCGGTACGCCAGGCTGTACACCACAACCCGTTCGACGACGAGGGCTATGGGCACGACCTCGAGACAGCCGAATGCCTTCAAAGCTCGGCTATTGCAGGGCCACTTGAAGAAAGTGGCACTGAAAGTGCTGAGCAGTTCTCTTCCTTTGCTGAAGTGTCCTGACGAGGCTGGTAGCGGCCAACTTGAATTGCCTCACGAACAGACTTCATCTACAGTACCTAGTCTGACACCACAGCATCAAGAGTTCGATGCTAACTCAGACCAGGAACTTGATGCCAGGCAGCCCTCTCCAATTGGCCAACGTACGATGCCTGAAGATCCACTGCCCGTTGTTGCAGACCTTCCTGGAGCTCCTGTTGAGCCCGAAACGTTGAGAGAGGCAGAGCTTCCAGATGAAGGAGTTGATGTTAGCACTCTTCCTGAGGATGTCCAGGAACTGGAGGCAGCGAAAGAGCAACCAGTGGCATCGGCCATTCAGGATGAGTGCCTGAGTACATTACCGGAAGATCAACAAGATTTCAAGCTTGTGCAGCCCAGTGACATGGATTCTTTTGTATTGCCAGATGTCGCTCAGCAGGTGGCTGCAGTAGTTGATCCCACTCATGCAGTACATGATGCTGAAACATTAGATCTGGAACATTCAGACGATATCCACGGCAACATGCTGTCACCAGATAGCATACAGGAAGAAGTGCAACAGCTCGATCCCTTCCACGGAGAGGTGCAACAGTCCAATATCAACAAAGAGGACATGCAGCCAGAACAGCCATTAGAGCCTGAACACGTCAAGGATGGTGCTGATACTGAAATGGCTGCCAGTGGGCTTGGTTATAATCAACCCCTTAGCATCCAGTCGGATGACCTCGTGTCTATTGACCTTAACAGCTCAGCCATGCAGTCTCTTGCGGAGATGAGTGCACCTCCTCACGCAGCAGATAAGGCATTTATTTGCGAGACTGTTCCAGAGCCGCGTGAAGACACGAGCATGGCATGTGCTGAAAGTGAGAATGCCCACCATGATCAGTTCGTCTGCGAAATATTAGAGAGCCTGGGTACAGACGATGCTGATGACACCTCTTTGGGTGGTTCAGCAGAGTCCATTGTTGAGAAGGTCACTGCAGAACCTGTCCAGCAAGATAGTGCCGTTATCTTCTGCGAACTCAAAGAAACTCCCCCTGCAGAGAACATTCTTGACCAGCAGGCTGATGAAAGCGAACAAAAAGTTGACAATCTCTGCTACAATATCCCTGTTGAGCAGCAAGAACAAGTACAAGAAAAAGTGTTTGACGTAGATCCCCAAGTCGAAAGTTCTGTGCTTAGTGGCCAAGTTTCTGAGCCTTTCATTGAAGATTCTTTTGCTGTTCCTACAAGTACTGAAAGCTCACACATCTTGGAACATATGCCTGAAGAATCTTCCTCGCTGTCTGCAGACTATCAACTGCAAGCTGAGCCCCAACAACCTGCAACCACTGCCATATCTCCAGCCAGTGATGTTGAACAGCCTTGTGAGCAGTCGTATCAGCATCTTTCCAAGGAGGCAGAGAATCAATGTCTCCAGTCGCAGAGTCCTGCGATTGAGCAACTTTTGGAGCACAACTCTGCCGCACTTAATGAGGTGCAGTGCATGAGTGAGAATGCAAAAGCTACGGTTGATGAAACTCCCGCTCCTGTGGTTGACATTGGTGCTATTCCAGAGAACATTCCGGAGGCAGATGGGGTCACGGAAGACTCTGACTCTGAGAGAGACAATGAGTGGCGATTCGTTAAGCCTGTTGAGCCAGTCATCTCGCAGTTGGAAAAAGAGGCCGGCGAGGCTTTGGTCGAAAGTTCTCACGCTGCTGAGGAGACCATTCACACAGAACAGAGGGAAGCAGCCTCTTCTGAACTAGTTACAAGTCCTGCAGAGACCAGTGCCTCCGAGCCAAAGGTTGATGCTATGTCAGACATGAAGCAAGATTCATTACCCGAAACAAAAACCGAAGTTGCAGCAACTCAGAAGCAGGGCACATTGCCTGAACAAAAGGCTAGCGCAGCAAAAGTTACTGCCACAGCAAAGCCCTCTCCAGCTTCACAGAAAACAAAGCCAGCCGCTAAAGCGTCACCCGCTCCAAAGCCAAGGACATCCTCCACTGATAAGCCTGCAACAAAGCCACTCCCTACAAAGACAGAAGGATCCGCAAAGGCTACGCCTGCAGCAAAATCTCCACTGAAAAAGCAGCCCATTACTACTAAACCTATCACAGCAACTACAACTGCAAAACAGAGCAGCATGGCAAGCACCACTGCGAAAACGGGCCTAACCCGCAAGCCCGAGCCCCCAAAAGCCCAAATCGTCTGCTCCCACCACCGATGCACCAGCAAAGAAGCCAGTTCCTGCATCTTCAAAGCTTTCCACTGGACCTACGAGGCCCACCACGTCCAAGCCACAAGAAAAGAGCTCGGCTCCAGCGTCAAAGGCCAAGCCAACAGCACAATCATCCACAGCACCTCGTCCGCGAACATCCACCGGATCTGCAATGACGTCTGCTAG